A stretch of the Cyprinus carpio isolate SPL01 chromosome B4, ASM1834038v1, whole genome shotgun sequence genome encodes the following:
- the LOC109073656 gene encoding dolichyl-diphosphooligosaccharide--protein glycosyltransferase subunit 4, with amino-acid sequence MVTDVQLAIFANMLGVSLFLLVVLYHYVAVNNPKRLE; translated from the coding sequence ATGGTGACTGATGTGCAGCTGGCCATCTTCGCCAACATGCTGGGCGTCTCTCTCTTCCTGCTGGTGGTGCTCTATCACTATGTGGCCGTGAACAACCCCAAGAGACTGGAGTGA